CCCAGCGACTATTATCAAGAAAAATAAAGTGTAGGTTCTTATAATCAAAAGAATAGTATGGTTTGCCGATTTGATTTTCATATATCCTGCAAGTTGTGTCGTCACGAATATCATGATTACCCGGTGTAAAATAAATAGGCATTGAAAGAGGAGATATTATTTTCTTATATTCTTTCCATTCATTATCCTTGTTATCCCCTTCTATCATATCTCCCACTGTAATTACAAAATCGGGTTTTACCCTTTCAACTTCTTTGACAATTTCGTCATATATACCCGGCATAATCTGACCTGCGCGGTCACCGATAATTGCAAAACGAACAGGAGATTCGTTGTTTGTTACTACCTGTTTAGCCGCATACCCAACGTTCAAACTTAACAACAAAACCAATAAAACTTTTACAGATAAAACATATCTTTTCATACATCCTCCTTTATATTTTTAATAAAATTATACGTATACTTGTAAAACTGTTTCCTCTCAACACTTTATTTTGCTGTTTATCCATCCGGTAATTTTAAGAATAGTATCCTGAACAGTAATATCGGAATTATCCAAAACATCTACGGAGTATTGTTTTTTATAAAAATCTTTCAAGAATGACTGATTCCAATCAAGATGAACTTGTATTTGTTTATCCCTTTCCTCAGGAAAACGCCAGAGTTCTCTTTTATACAACCTATCTTTAAGCTCTTCATTTCTACAAACCAATGCCAAATAATGTATTTCAGAAAAATATTTTCTATTAGGGCATTTTTCAAACTCTCCCGGACTTATACTTAAAAATAAGGCTACAGGCAGTTTATTTTGTGAAATATGAGAACAAACTAATAACCATACATTCCGATACTCCGGAATCCCACCTTCTGCATCCGCAAACCCTTTTCGCCATAAAAGGTCACCCTCCAACATAATGGCATTCGGTTTCTTATCCGAATATAAAAGTTCCTTGTAAGCTGAAGATTTACCTGTCCCACTTGCACCGGTTATAACGAGTAAAGGCATTCTGAGAAATTTCTGCCTGTAGTTACAGAAAGGACATATAAGAAATGACCCGTCAGGAATAACTTCCTTGTCTTCACTATATTTCCCACAATTCGGGCAAATTCCAAACATAGTTTCACCTCTCTTAAATTATGCCTGCATCCCCATTTTTGCGGATAGTAGGTTCACTCAATCTTTCACGGCTACCAGAGTAACAAACGCAAATCGTGATTCAGGATTCTGTTCTCCCTGAAACCGTATGATACGCAAATTACATTTTTCAACTTCTTCCCAAATTTCTCGTGGGTCTACTGAATAATTTGGGACCAAAGTCTTCGCATTAACATCTCCCTTGCAAGGATGGTAAAGTTTTACCTCCACGCCTTTTTCTTTCATAAGGTTCCATTCTTGTTTCTTTTTTAGATTTTCTATACGCTTTGGTTCCCATTTGGGTCTTTTAAGATTTATATTTGGATGTGTCCTATCCGCTCCTTGCATCATAACAACACCACCCGGTTTCAAAACTCGAAAGCATTCTTTAAATACTGTTTTTCTGATGTCACGTGATGGCAAATACGTTAGAAAGTTAGCTAACATAGATACAGCATCACACGCACTATCTCTAACAGGCCAGTGAAAGTCATTCACCAATTCAAATCTTGCCCTGTCTTTGAAGCCTTTTTTATGAGCTTGCTTTCGTGCAGCTTCTATAAACTCAGGAACGATGTCTACACCTGTCACCTGATAGCCGGCTCTGAGAAAAGCAAAAGATTCCTGCCCTCCGGCACAGCCGGCAACAAGAATATGTCCGTTTTCCTGAATATATTCCTTACAAAGTGATAACTCCCAACCACAAAGCCCTTTTCTGTTAATATTCCTGTCCGGGTTGGAAAAATGTGCCAGAATATCAGGTTCTTGATACAGAGTTCTGGCTCTTTCTATCATTATCTGAGCAAATGTTTTAGTTCCCTTGTTTTTCATAAAACCTCTCCTTTATCAAAGCTATTCTTTTCCTAATATATTTTTTAATTTCATCTTTGCAAGTTATTTTTTGAGGAAATATCCTTACTTAATATACCCGCCTTTTTGCATATTCCAGAGTTTCTTATAAGAGCCTTCCTGTTTTATCAATTCCGTATGAGTGCCTTTCTGGACTACTTTACCTTTTTCTATTACGATTATTTCGTCCGCGCTCATAATCGTTGATAACCTGTGGGCGATAACGACCGAAGTCCTCCCTTTTAACAGGTTCTTTAAATCTTTTTGTATTTCATATT
Above is a window of bacterium DNA encoding:
- a CDS encoding class I SAM-dependent methyltransferase encodes the protein MKNKGTKTFAQIMIERARTLYQEPDILAHFSNPDRNINRKGLCGWELSLCKEYIQENGHILVAGCAGGQESFAFLRAGYQVTGVDIVPEFIEAARKQAHKKGFKDRARFELVNDFHWPVRDSACDAVSMLANFLTYLPSRDIRKTVFKECFRVLKPGGVVMMQGADRTHPNINLKRPKWEPKRIENLKKKQEWNLMKEKGVEVKLYHPCKGDVNAKTLVPNYSVDPREIWEEVEKCNLRIIRFQGEQNPESRFAFVTLVAVKD